In the genome of Anabaena cylindrica PCC 7122, the window TCTGTGGGGACTATATGATCAACTGTAGCTATAGTCCGTTCTGGGAATAATACTTTTAAATCCCGCTCCCGCAGCATCGCAAAGGCTTGAGGACTGGTCACTTCATGAATAAGGTGTAGCCCGATAAATAATTGCGTCAGCCCTGAAGGAAGTGTACCAACGGTGTGTAAGTCCCAAACTTTGTCAAACAGGGTTCCTCTGCTCATATACCAATCTCGATTAAAGGAGTCGGACTATTCATAGTATCAAAAAATTTGCAGTTGTTCGCAAGTTCAGCCACAAAAAAAACCCCGGTGAAACTAGCCGGGGCTGATAGGAGAAATCCAAATGACGATTAGATACCAATACCGAAACGAAGAATCTTAGTAGCTAACCCCCAGTGCAATTAAAACTATAGAGGTTACAAATAAAACTGCTACTGCACCCTGAAAAGCATAGCGGCTTTGTTGATCTTTTGTAGGATATTCAGCGTAGTAAAGATTTGGTTCGTTGGAGTAGTTATTAAGGATGCCTTCTTCATTAGTGGTGGTATACATAATATATTTTTTTCCTTCGTTTGTTACTTTATGTAAACTAATTTAACAAGATTGTTACAAAGTGTCAATAGGACTTGACAAAAAAATAGTATATGATCTACATAAGGCTTGCTTATCTGGGATGTTTCGTGAGACACAAAAGAAAAAAGTACAATGCAAATTATTAACAAAAGCCACAAGGATTTGTCACTACGTAATTTAATTTAAAATATATATATTATTTTGTACAAATATGCGCTGAAGTAAGATCAACAAACCACAGAGACATAGAGGACACAGAAAAGGAAAAGACAAGGTTAGGAAATTTGGCGCAGTCTCACAAAAAAAGAACTCTTAACAGGGAACAGTAAAGACAGAATTGATACCTACTGACTCTTGTTCAAAAATCAAATAGGAGTAAAACTGGCTTCATGTATAGGTTCCAACTTAGATTTTGTACCCCCTAACTACGCAAACTGCTGTAACAATACCTTGTACATTTTTTGTAGCGACTGTTTGGCGCACCACCAATGCGCGATGTGGAGCGGTTGCGAGAAGCTGTTAGGGAGACTGCTAGTTCTTCAATACAATCTCCTCAAGACACCCGGCATCTTGCCAGAAATCACTAAAACGTTGATTTTGAATCTGTAGATTCAGAATGTTTCTACTCTAACCGTTTTCTATTGTTTTTTGTACATATTATGAAAGTCAAAACCACATTCAACTCGTGGGTAACTTGTCCCCAACCCAACCCCCAAGCCAAATTGCGCTTATTCTGCTTACCCTATGCAGGTGGTAGTGCAATGGTATTTCGCACCTGGGCTAATGATTTACCACCAACTATTGAAGTGTGTCCTCTCGAACTTCCCGGTAGGGGAAGACAAATGAACTTACCCCCCTACACAGAAATGAAACCTTTAGTGAGGGAAATAGCCCAAAATCTTATTCCCTATCTAGATAAACCCTTTGCTTTTTTCGGTCATAGTATGGGTGGACTCGTCAGTTTTGAATTAACTCGTTTATTGCGTTCAGATTATAATTTAACTCCATCACATTTATTTATCTCTGCTCGCAGTGCGCCACAAGTTCCACCGACAAAAAGACCTATTTATAACTTACCAGATGCAGAATTTTGGCAAGAAGTTCTTAGTTTTAATGGTACTCCTGATGATATCGTAGATAATCCAGATATAATCCAAATTTTTCTGCCAATTCTCAGGGCTGATTTTACTGTTTTAGATACCTATATTTACAACCATCAATCACCTTTTGATTTTCCTATTAGTGTTTTTGGTGGTTTACAAGATCCAGAATTTACTGATTATGAGCTAGAAGCGTGGCGTGAACAAACTACTGCTCCTTTTTTATTACAAATGATTGATGGTAATCACTTTTTTATTAGCTCAAATCAAAAAGTTTTACTTAAAAGTATATCTCAACAGTTAGAATAAAAATATTGTGTGTACAGTTTACAGCCATACTTCAGATAGATGCCGATGTTATTAATTTTTGCCGGCAATACTCAAATACTTAATAACCTCTAGCTGGGATCGATGTAGAAATATTTATAATTATTCTGAAAAGAGATTAAGTCTGTTTTTAATATGGAGATTGTAACGAATTGTCAAAAATTCTCATAGGTACGGCTATTGCGATTCCCATATCTATAAAACCGAACCCTCTGAATTTATCTCCTAGTGTTATTGTTTATTTAGGAAGCTAAAGATTAAGCTTCAGGCAAATAAAGATTTAAAGTAAGAATTCAGGAGTCAGGAAGAAGAAGGAAGAAGGAAGAAGGAAGAAGGAAGAAGAATATTTTTTTCTTCTGTTAAGAGTTCCCTTTTCCCTGCTATATCAAATATCCTGAATCCTTACGATTTAAAAAATATTACCGTTGTTTGCCATCTGTGAAGCTTGAAATTAAGCCTCCACAAACCAAATAGAGGATTGTCTAGGAGATAGATATGGCACTAATTCGTTGGGACCCACTCCGGGAAATTGAACGCTTAGAACCATTTCGTGAACTTGATCGTTGGGACCCTCTCCGTGAAATGGATACTTTACAACGTCGTATGAATCGCTTGTTTGAAAGAATTATACCAACTGATGGGGGTGAAAGAGGAGGAATTACTTTTATTCCTGCTGCTGAACTTGAAGAAACTGATGATGCTTTTAAATTGAGACTAGAATTACCTGGTCTGGAAGCAAAAGATGTAAATGTGGAAGTAACTCCTGAAGCTGTTTCTATTACTGGTGAAAGAAAATCAGAAACTACAACAGAAAAAGAAGGTTACACTCGTTCTGAATTCCGTTATGGCAAATTCCAACGGATTATACCATTGCCTTCCCTTGTCCAACATGAACAAGTCCAGGCTGAATATAAAGATGGTATTCTCCGGTTGAATTTGCCTAAAGCAGAACCAGAAAAGCAAAAAGCTTTCAAGGTCAATCTCGGTTAATTTGTAATACCAATCCTATGTGAGATTGCGCCACACAAATAAATTTTGTAGAGACTTTCCATGGAAAGTCTCTACAAAATAGAGATTAGCTCATTATTTCTGGTCGTAGAGACGTTTTTCTCGTTTCCATACTCTGTATGGGAAAAAACTCAAGAAGGCTCTACCTTTAGAGTTCTCCAATTAAAAAAATATCCCAAAATTTCTTGTGATGCGGGCATCTTGCCCGCTAATAATATAAGGACGGGCAAGATGCCCATCCCACAAGATTGGATCATCTTTTTTGTGGAGTTCTCTTAGTGATATTAGCAGAGGCAGAGCCTCTGTGATAGCGTTTCCAGTCGGAGACCGGGAACGAGATGTATGAGGAGAGGAGTTAGTTAAAAATTTGCAGGAAGCCATTAATCAAGATAACTTTGACCGCATTAAGTCTCTTCGCAGTGAATTATAGCAAGTTTTGATGCAAACTGGTAGTGCAGTTTATGCTCATGCGGGCAGCCCAGATAGAAGTAGTAGGGAATCACAAAGTGGCCGGAGTTGAAGATGTGATTGATGCTGATTTTGTGGAAAATCAATAAAAAAATGAATGAATTATAAATTATGAAGAATGACACACATCCTCGTTCTATTTCATCCATAAGGAGGATGTGAAAATCTTCAAAGTATCCAGATAATCAGTAGGCGGAGATGAACAAGTAGAAAGACTGAAATTTAATATGAAAGACCATTGTCAGGAAAGCTTAGTATGGCGGAACAATCACATGGGTGGAGATTGCTTCGCTGCTTATTCTTGACAATTAAAATTTTTATCCTATGTTTGGCTTGATTTTAAGGATTTGAATAAAACTTACACTAAAACACACACTGATGTAGTTTCTTTTGCTTGAATAGCTATATTAAGATTACTGGAATTGGCAATTCTTAATTATGGCTACCAAAATCATTGATGTTAGAGAATATACTGTCAGAGCGCATCAAAGACAGATTCACACTCGTGTTTTTAATTTTGTATGTAAAGAATGTAATCAAGCTACAAAACGGGAAACTTTTGGGACTAGACCTTTGTATTGTGAATCCTGTCGTCCTCCTCAACCTCCTAAAAAATCATCACAAGAAACTAGAAAAGTTAAGCCTCATGCAATGACTTACAAAAGCGATATTGATTTAGGTTAATTGAAGTAATATGAATCCAAAAGAACAATTACAACCTCCTTCAGAGGTATTTATCAGACCATTGTTAGAATTGCGAGACTACTATGCTAGTCTTGCCCAAGAGTACCAACGGCTATTTATAGAAGCGCGATCGCAGTTGGATCATACGGAAGCTTTATTATCCAACTGGTCTTATCCAGATGATCAATCATTTTCCCAACTAGAAAGCGCTGATGAGCAGGGTTCTCTGTTTTTTCTGTCATCTGATGATCAGTCTGATTTAGACTTGTTAGAGTCTCTAGAGTCAGAACTTTCTCTCTCAGATACATGGGAGACAGAAGAGTCTAGTACTGCTACAGATACAGAAGATTCCCATCTGATAAATACATCTTCTGAGAGTTATGATCATTTGGCAAAAGGGGCAGAAATTCCCATGCTGCCCCAATATCACGCTTTGACTCGGATGGAAGCTCTGAAAAAGCTATTGCACGAATATGCTGGTACTGTATGCCATATAGACTTTATTGTGCGATCGCTTTACGGAGATTTAGAGTCAACCATCTTCAAGGTTGTCAAAGGTCGAGTCCAGTCTTCCCTCACCCAAGGTAGAGAACGGGGTTACTGGTCGGCTATTCCCAATGAACCTGGTTGTTATACTCTGGTTTTAAGTCTTTTAGCTCCAGTTCATCACAACGGCTCCTCTGTTGGTGCGAGAATTAAAAAGAAGAAGCCTTTTGTTCAACAGCACTCTAAAGAAGTCCCGATGCTCAGAGAATTTCAAGGTCAATTTTTAATTGATGCTCTCACTTCTTTCTTAGAGCAACATAAGGGAAGAGTTTTTGGTGTGAATGAAATCGTCAATGGCATTTATGGAGAACTTAATGATCAAGAAATCAGAGAGGTAAAAAATAAAGTGCTGAATGAATTATCTAGAGGTCATCGCACAGGACGATTCTCTAGAGTTCCTAACCAAATCGGTTTCTATACTTGGGATGCCAAGACGATAAAAAGAAGGGTGTAGGATTTGGGGTAAAGGTTTATCTTTACCCTTCCCATTTAATTATGGTTGCAGAAAAACTCATGGGTAACTCACTATTTTCTGATCCTACATCGGTGAAATCGTTTCCAATTGCTGGTGCAGAGAAAAACTCTAAATAACCTGGTGTCGGTAAAAAATCAGCAAAAAATGTACTAGAATAGCTGCCACTAGCTGTAGAATATCCAAACCCATCACCTGTTAACTGCTGATTATTGAGACTAATTAAATTGTCAACACTAAAAGGTTCATTTCCTGGTGTTGGAGTCCCAGCAGGTTGCAATCCAGTAATTGTTTCACCATTCCTTGTCCCAATAATTTCAATAATCAGGTAAAAGCCTAACTCATCAGGTGTGTCATTAGTAATAAAAGTACCACTAGCTGCTACACCAGTACCAGAATAATTCCAGTTCCAAGTTATAGCAAAAGCAGTTTCCATCGTCCCGAAAAATAATCCTAATACAATAGCAAAGACTGTTGCAAATAGTACAGCTATATTTTTCATGGAGTTGTTAGTGGAAAGGCGAAGTTGATAGATTAAGTTCAGCTACAGTGAAAAACAAATAGCTTGACCAATAGTATCAGTCAAGCTGAATCTTGAGAGATGTTGTTACCAGCAACTTAACAATTTAATGCATATCGTAACCAAACAAATTTGGATCAACTTCTCCTAGTTTTAAATCTCCTAAACCATATTCTGCCCAACGTCTTTCTACCATTGCAGCTACATCAGCATCTGATTCTAATGGTTCACCCCATTCATGTTCTGTTTCTGGAGGCATTTTGGTAGTAGCATCTATGCCCATTCTGCCCCCTAAACCGAGTTTTTCACTAGCAAAATCTAAGGTGTCAAAGGGGGTATTTGGTAATATGAATACATCCCGTGAAGGGTCAACTTTAGAACTAATTGCCCAGACTACTTGACGCGGATCACGAATGTTGATATCTTTATCAACAACAATGACAAATTTGGTGTATGTGAATTGGGGTAAGGCACTCCAAAAAGCTAATGCTGCCCTTCGCGCTTGTCCGGGATATGCTTTATCTATGGAAATGATCGCTGCTTTGTAACTTAATGCTTCCATTGGCAGGAAGAAATCGACTATTTCGGATACTTGTTGGCGTAAGATGGGGGTATAGATGCGGTTGAGTGCGATCGCCATCATGGCTTCTTCTTTGGGTGGACGACCGCTAAATGTGGTCAGATAGATGGGATCTTTGCGGTGAGTCATACACTGAAACCGCACCAATGGCGAATCTTCCACACCACCGTAATACCCCATATGATCACCAAAGGGGCCATCTGGTAAAACTTCCCCTGGTGTAATTGTTCCTTCAAGGACAAATTCTGAATCTGCGGGAACTTCTAAATCTACGGTTTTACACTTGGCTAATTGGACTCCAGAACCGCCATAAAGCCCTGCAAATAGCCATTCTGATAAATCTACAGGGATGGGTGTGGCAGCTGCCATGATGATTAAAGGATCTACACCAAGTGCGATCGCTACTTCTAATTTTTTACCACGTTCGGCAGCTTTGCGTAAATGTCTCGCACCCCCCCGCACCGACAACCAATGTACGGTCATAGTATTATGAGATTGCAGTTGTAAACGATACACACCTACATTTGGCGTT includes:
- a CDS encoding Hsp20/alpha crystallin family protein; the protein is MALIRWDPLREIERLEPFRELDRWDPLREMDTLQRRMNRLFERIIPTDGGERGGITFIPAAELEETDDAFKLRLELPGLEAKDVNVEVTPEAVSITGERKSETTTEKEGYTRSEFRYGKFQRIIPLPSLVQHEQVQAEYKDGILRLNLPKAEPEKQKAFKVNLG
- the psb34 gene encoding photosystem II assembly protein Psb34, with product MYTTTNEEGILNNYSNEPNLYYAEYPTKDQQSRYAFQGAVAVLFVTSIVLIALGVSY
- a CDS encoding thioesterase II family protein, translating into MKVKTTFNSWVTCPQPNPQAKLRLFCLPYAGGSAMVFRTWANDLPPTIEVCPLELPGRGRQMNLPPYTEMKPLVREIAQNLIPYLDKPFAFFGHSMGGLVSFELTRLLRSDYNLTPSHLFISARSAPQVPPTKRPIYNLPDAEFWQEVLSFNGTPDDIVDNPDIIQIFLPILRADFTVLDTYIYNHQSPFDFPISVFGGLQDPEFTDYELEAWREQTTAPFLLQMIDGNHFFISSNQKVLLKSISQQLE
- a CDS encoding UbiD family decarboxylase; translation: MARDLRGFIKILEERGQLKRISALVDSDMEIAEISNRMLQKGGPGLIFENVKGASFPVAVNLMGTVERICWAMNMEKPEELETLGKKLSMLQQPKPPKKISQAIDFGKVLFDVVKAKPGRDFFPACQQVVIQGSELDLNKLPLIRPYPGDAGKIITLGLVITKDCETGTPNVGVYRLQLQSHNTMTVHWLSVRGGARHLRKAAERGKKLEVAIALGVDPLIIMAAATPIPVDLSEWLFAGLYGGSGVQLAKCKTVDLEVPADSEFVLEGTITPGEVLPDGPFGDHMGYYGGVEDSPLVRFQCMTHRKDPIYLTTFSGRPPKEEAMMAIALNRIYTPILRQQVSEIVDFFLPMEALSYKAAIISIDKAYPGQARRAALAFWSALPQFTYTKFVIVVDKDINIRDPRQVVWAISSKVDPSRDVFILPNTPFDTLDFASEKLGLGGRMGIDATTKMPPETEHEWGEPLESDADVAAMVERRWAEYGLGDLKLGEVDPNLFGYDMH